ACTATCAAAAACATATGTAATCCAGTTTGGTCCGCTATATAACGATAAAATAGTGTTGGATTGAAAAAAGACACAAAAAAACCCGGCATGAGCCGGGTTTTCCTGAAAAGACCGGGTTGCCTCAGGCAGCCAGGTTTTCTTCATGGTTAGCTTCCGGGCGCGGACCGCTGTCCTGACCCTTGGCCGACACATCGCGGTCAACCAGTTCGATCACGGCCATGTCGGCCGCATCGCCATGGCGCATGCCCGCACGCAGCACGCGGGTGTAGCCACCCTGGCGCGTCTTGTAGCGGTCAGCCACGGTGGCGAACAGCTTGGACACGATCTTGTCGTCACGCAGCTGGGCGAAAGCCTGGCGGCGGGCGTGCAGGTCGCCACGCTTGCCAAGGGTGATCAGCTTTTCCACAACCGGGCGAAGTTCCTTCGCCTTGGGCAGGGTGGTCGTGATCTGTTCGTGCTTGATCAGGGCGACAGCCATGTTGCGAAACATGGCCAGTCGATGGGACGAGGTAACGCCGAGCTTACGGCCGGCAACACCGTGACGCATGATGTAATTTCCTGTTTTATCCGGTTCGGAGGGTCAGAACGGCTCGTCGAGCCTCTTCGCCAGATCTTCGATGTTTTCCGGCGGCCAGGCCGGGACATTCATACCCAGTGAAAGCCCCATGGCGGTCAGGACTTCCTTGATCTCGTTGAGCGACTTGCGGCCGAAGTTCGGCGTACGCAGCATCTCCTGCTCGGTCTTCTGAACCAGATCACCGATATAGACGATGTTGTCGTTCTTCAGGCAGTTGGCGCTACGCACCGACAGTTCCAGTTCGTCAACCTTGCGCAGCAGGTTGCGGTTGAACGGCAGGTCGTCCTGCGGCTCTTCCGTACGGACCGTGCGCGGCTCATCGAAGTTGATGAACAGCTGGAGCTGGTCCTGCAGGATACGCGCGGCAAGCGCCACGGCATCTTCAGGCGTTACGGCGCCATTGGTCTCGACCGTCAGCAGCAGGCGGTCATAGTCGGTCACCTGACCCACACGGGTCTGCTCGACCTTGTAGGACACGCGGCGGACGGGGGAATAGATGGCATCGACCGGGATCAGGCCGATCGGCGCATCTTCCGGGCGGTTTGCCGCCGCAGGAACATACCCCTTGCCCATGTTCACGGTGAACTCCATCCCGAACTTCACCCCTTCATCAAGGGTGCAGATGACGAGATCGGGGTTCATGACCTCGATATCATGACCTGTCTGGATCTGGCCGGCACGCACTTCACCGGGGCCCGTGGCCGTCAGCACCATGCGCTTCGGGCCTTCACCATGCATCCGCAGCGCAAGCTGCTTGATGTTGAGCACGATGTCGGTCACGTCTTCACGAACACCCGCCACCGACGAGAATTCATGCAGCACGCCGTCAATCTGGATTGCCGTAACCGCAGCCCCCTGCAGGGACGACAGCAGAACCCGACGGATCGCATTGCCCAGCGTCATGCCAAAGCCGCGTTCCAGCGGTTCTGCCACGACGGTTGCAATGCG
This portion of the Komagataeibacter sp. FNDCF1 genome encodes:
- the rplQ gene encoding 50S ribosomal protein L17, with translation MRHGVAGRKLGVTSSHRLAMFRNMAVALIKHEQITTTLPKAKELRPVVEKLITLGKRGDLHARRQAFAQLRDDKIVSKLFATVADRYKTRQGGYTRVLRAGMRHGDAADMAVIELVDRDVSAKGQDSGPRPEANHEENLAA
- a CDS encoding DNA-directed RNA polymerase subunit alpha; protein product: MVLQKNWQSLIKPEKLEVEPGAEPSRIATVVAEPLERGFGMTLGNAIRRVLLSSLQGAAVTAIQIDGVLHEFSSVAGVREDVTDIVLNIKQLALRMHGEGPKRMVLTATGPGEVRAGQIQTGHDIEVMNPDLVICTLDEGVKFGMEFTVNMGKGYVPAAANRPEDAPIGLIPVDAIYSPVRRVSYKVEQTRVGQVTDYDRLLLTVETNGAVTPEDAVALAARILQDQLQLFINFDEPRTVRTEEPQDDLPFNRNLLRKVDELELSVRSANCLKNDNIVYIGDLVQKTEQEMLRTPNFGRKSLNEIKEVLTAMGLSLGMNVPAWPPENIEDLAKRLDEPF